From the Nitrobacter hamburgensis X14 genome, one window contains:
- the waaC gene encoding lipopolysaccharide heptosyltransferase I produces MTDILIIKTSSLGDVVHQMPAIVDASRACPQLRVTWLVEEAFAPLARLHPSVADVTTVATRRWRSQLATGATWREIAGFRARLRERAFDKVIDTQGLIRSAIMARVARGERHGYDGHSIREPLAARFYDVRHAVRRDLHAVTRNRILTGLSLGYRPPDDVDYGLIRPLQTDSQRYAVLLHGTSRRSKEWRVEDWIETGRWLQANGLQTVLPWGTEAERLLSERLSREIAGSRVLPRQSLDLTAQVIGNAALVIGVDTGLMHLAAAYRVPLVGIYVSTDPGLTGPVGSGRMAVLGGRNGPPAARQAIEAAERVLA; encoded by the coding sequence ATGACTGACATTCTCATCATCAAGACCTCCTCGCTCGGCGACGTGGTGCATCAGATGCCCGCGATCGTCGATGCCTCGCGCGCATGTCCGCAGTTGCGGGTCACGTGGCTGGTGGAAGAGGCGTTCGCGCCGCTGGCGCGATTGCACCCGTCGGTCGCCGACGTCACGACCGTTGCGACGCGGCGCTGGCGTTCACAACTCGCCACTGGTGCGACATGGCGCGAGATCGCGGGGTTCCGCGCGCGCCTGCGCGAGCGGGCGTTCGACAAGGTGATCGACACCCAGGGCCTGATCCGCTCCGCGATCATGGCGCGCGTCGCGCGCGGCGAGCGTCATGGTTACGATGGCCACAGCATCCGCGAACCGCTGGCCGCGCGATTCTACGACGTCAGGCACGCGGTGAGGCGGGATCTGCACGCCGTGACTCGAAACCGGATCCTGACCGGTCTCTCGCTCGGATATCGGCCGCCCGACGATGTCGACTATGGTTTGATCCGTCCTTTGCAGACGGATAGCCAACGCTACGCCGTGCTGCTTCACGGAACGTCCCGGCGCTCGAAAGAGTGGCGTGTCGAGGACTGGATCGAAACGGGTCGCTGGCTGCAGGCGAATGGATTGCAGACCGTCCTGCCGTGGGGCACCGAGGCCGAGCGCCTGCTGTCCGAACGGTTATCGCGGGAAATCGCGGGCAGTCGCGTGCTGCCGCGCCAAAGCCTCGATCTGACCGCGCAAGTGATCGGCAATGCGGCACTGGTGATCGGCGTCGATACCGGCCTGATGCACCTCGCCGCGGCGTATCGGGTTCCGCTCGTCGGCATCTATGTCAGCACCGATCCGGGCCTGACGGGGCCGGTCGGCAGTGGACGCATGGCGGTGCTGGGCGGCAGGAACGGTCCACCGGCTGCGCGGCAGGCGATCGAGGCCGCCGAGCGAGTGCTCGCTTAA
- a CDS encoding HAD family hydrolase — MSGAEIAQASRPAAFLDRDGVINHDDGYMGTRERIRWMPGVAKAIRRLNDAGYFVFIFTNQSGVARGFFSEDDTRNLHLWMQSHLTSQGARIDDFRYCPHHPDGSVAGYLEDHLWRKPKPGMILDLMQHWPVRQQGSFAIGDRESDIEAAGGAGIPGFLFSGGDLDAFVAGVLANISRATASI, encoded by the coding sequence GTGAGCGGCGCGGAGATCGCTCAGGCCTCCAGGCCCGCCGCATTCCTGGATCGCGACGGCGTCATCAATCACGACGACGGCTACATGGGCACGCGCGAACGCATTCGCTGGATGCCCGGCGTCGCCAAGGCGATCCGACGGCTGAACGATGCCGGATATTTCGTTTTCATCTTCACCAATCAATCCGGCGTCGCGCGCGGCTTCTTCAGCGAGGATGATACGCGCAACCTGCACCTGTGGATGCAGTCGCATCTCACATCGCAGGGCGCACGAATCGACGACTTCAGATATTGCCCGCACCATCCCGACGGCAGCGTCGCCGGCTATCTGGAAGATCATCTCTGGCGTAAACCGAAGCCCGGCATGATCCTCGACCTGATGCAGCATTGGCCGGTGCGGCAACAAGGCAGCTTCGCCATCGGCGACCGCGAGAGCGATATCGAAGCAGCAGGCGGTGCGGGAATTCCGGGCTTCCTGTTCTCAGGTGGCGATCTCGACGCATTCGTCGCGGGGGTGCTTGCAAACATATCGCGCGCGACGGCGTCGATCTAG
- a CDS encoding D-sedoheptulose 7-phosphate isomerase, with the protein MSQNQIATHFQQSLAALERAANDAALLAVTSDIALAIVDAIRSGNKVLLIGNGGSAADAQHIASEIVGRYRKERPGYAAVALTTDTSALTAISNDYGFEQIFARQVESLGRPGDVLLALSTSGQSPNILAALAAARQRGLVIAGFTGLKGKSLHDVCDHLFVAPSDDTPVIQQIHMTAAHAICDSVERALADGVGDK; encoded by the coding sequence TTGAGCCAGAACCAGATCGCGACCCATTTTCAACAATCGCTCGCGGCCCTTGAGCGCGCGGCCAACGACGCGGCGCTGCTCGCGGTTACAAGCGATATTGCTCTCGCCATCGTCGATGCGATCCGTTCCGGAAACAAGGTGCTTCTGATCGGCAACGGCGGAAGCGCCGCCGACGCCCAGCACATCGCCTCGGAAATCGTCGGACGCTACAGGAAGGAGCGCCCCGGCTACGCCGCCGTCGCGCTGACCACCGACACGTCCGCCCTCACCGCCATCTCCAACGACTACGGCTTCGAGCAGATTTTCGCCCGGCAGGTCGAGAGCCTCGGAAGGCCAGGCGACGTACTGCTGGCACTGTCCACCTCGGGCCAATCACCAAACATCCTCGCCGCTCTTGCCGCCGCGCGTCAACGCGGACTCGTCATCGCTGGCTTCACCGGCCTCAAGGGCAAGAGCCTGCACGACGTCTGCGACCATCTTTTCGTCGCGCCAAGCGACGACACTCCTGTCATTCAGCAAATCCACATGACGGCAGCCCACGCGATCTGCGACAGCGTCGAGCGCGCGCTGGCGGACGGGGTCGGCGACAAGTGA
- the waaF gene encoding lipopolysaccharide heptosyltransferase II, with amino-acid sequence MKTDSTVERKVVSDPDDTRPILIVPYMWIGDFVRGHTVVRVLKQRWPNRPVDILVTTLCAPLVDYMPGVRAGVVWDLPRSRLALTQQWDLAQQMRAQGYGTVLIMPRTWKSAIAPALAGIPERVGFVGEARFGLLNRWRWGERALPRMIDRKASLALPAGAERPPEWPAPQLRVSGEEVTRWRQAQGLGTGPAVALAPGAVGSSKRWTSYAEAARMLAERGIDLWVVGGPNEKAIAAEIVATGGSRVRNLTGHDLRNGILAMAAATLAISNDSGLLHVAAAIGTPTMGIFGPTSPYHWAPLNGLAATIQAKTSIPCRPCHRPVCTMNDHRCMRDIPAAEVVAIAEQVLAEAGARVSH; translated from the coding sequence ATGAAAACAGATTCAACAGTAGAGCGGAAAGTTGTCAGCGACCCGGACGATACCCGGCCCATTCTGATTGTCCCCTACATGTGGATCGGCGACTTCGTCCGCGGCCACACGGTGGTGCGGGTGCTCAAGCAGCGCTGGCCGAATCGACCGGTGGATATTCTGGTGACAACACTCTGCGCCCCGCTGGTCGATTACATGCCCGGTGTGCGCGCCGGCGTGGTCTGGGATCTACCCCGAAGCCGGCTGGCGCTGACGCAACAGTGGGATCTCGCCCAACAAATGCGCGCGCAGGGGTACGGAACCGTGCTCATCATGCCACGCACCTGGAAATCGGCTATTGCGCCCGCGCTGGCCGGCATCCCGGAAAGGGTGGGATTTGTCGGCGAAGCGCGATTCGGGCTGCTCAACCGCTGGCGCTGGGGCGAACGAGCCCTGCCGCGCATGATCGACAGGAAGGCCTCGCTGGCGCTTCCGGCCGGGGCGGAACGGCCGCCCGAATGGCCCGCACCGCAGCTTCGGGTTTCCGGCGAGGAGGTGACCCGCTGGCGGCAGGCGCAGGGATTGGGCACGGGGCCGGCGGTGGCGCTGGCACCGGGGGCGGTCGGCTCCAGCAAGCGCTGGACCTCCTACGCCGAGGCCGCCCGGATGCTGGCCGAGCGTGGAATCGACCTTTGGGTGGTCGGCGGCCCCAACGAAAAAGCGATCGCCGCCGAAATCGTGGCAACCGGGGGCTCGCGGGTCAGGAATCTGACGGGTCACGACTTGCGAAACGGCATTCTGGCGATGGCGGCGGCCACGCTCGCGATTTCGAACGACTCCGGCCTGCTGCACGTCGCGGCCGCGATCGGAACGCCCACGATGGGAATTTTCGGACCGACCAGTCCCTATCACTGGGCGCCTTTGAACGGGCTCGCCGCGACGATTCAGGCAAAAACGTCCATCCCGTGCCGACCGTGCCACCGCCCGGTCTGCACCATGAACGACCATCGCTGCATGAGGGACATTCCAGCAGCCGAGGTGGTTGCGATTGCGGAACAGGTGCTCGCGGAGGCTGGCGCCCGCGTATCGCATTGA
- the rfaD gene encoding ADP-glyceromanno-heptose 6-epimerase: MLLVTGGAGFIGSNLVAALNDAGRGDVTVCDTLGHDGKWRNLAKRQLADIVPPAELMSWLDGRRLDAVVHLGAISETTATDGDLVIETNFRLSLRLLDWCTATATPFIYASSASTYGDGRQGFRDDQSVGALRTLRPMNLYGWSKHLFDMAVAGRAADGDALPPQWAGLKFFNVFGPNEYHKGTMMSVLTRRFDDVKAGRPVQLFKSHREGIADGDQRRDFIYVDDVVRVMMWLLATPSVSGLFNVGTGKARSFRDLMAAAYVSLGAKPNIEYVDMPGQIRGAYQYFTQGEVERLQRAGYNGGFTPLEEAVDAYVKGYLDRDDRFR, from the coding sequence ATGCTGCTGGTGACCGGGGGCGCCGGTTTTATCGGATCGAATCTCGTGGCCGCGTTGAACGACGCCGGGCGCGGGGATGTGACGGTCTGCGATACGCTGGGGCATGATGGAAAATGGCGCAATCTCGCCAAGCGGCAGCTTGCGGATATCGTTCCGCCCGCAGAGCTGATGAGCTGGCTCGATGGCCGTCGTCTCGACGCCGTCGTTCACCTCGGCGCAATCTCCGAGACCACCGCGACCGACGGCGATCTCGTCATCGAGACCAACTTCCGGCTGTCGCTGCGGCTGCTCGACTGGTGTACGGCGACGGCGACGCCTTTCATCTATGCCTCGTCGGCATCGACCTACGGCGATGGCCGGCAGGGCTTTCGCGACGATCAATCGGTGGGCGCGCTGCGGACGCTCCGGCCAATGAATCTCTACGGCTGGAGCAAGCACCTGTTCGACATGGCGGTCGCTGGCCGCGCCGCCGACGGTGACGCGCTGCCGCCGCAATGGGCCGGTCTCAAGTTCTTCAACGTGTTCGGTCCCAATGAATATCACAAGGGCACCATGATGAGCGTGCTGACGCGCCGTTTCGACGACGTCAAAGCCGGCCGCCCGGTACAGTTGTTCAAGTCGCACCGCGAGGGCATTGCCGACGGCGACCAGCGCCGCGACTTCATCTACGTCGACGACGTGGTGCGCGTGATGATGTGGCTGCTGGCCACGCCTTCGGTCAGTGGTCTCTTCAATGTGGGAACCGGCAAGGCGCGCAGCTTTCGTGATCTGATGGCGGCGGCCTATGTCTCGCTTGGCGCGAAGCCCAATATCGAATACGTCGATATGCCCGGGCAGATTCGCGGTGCCTACCAGTATTTTACGCAAGGCGAGGTCGAGCGCCTGCAACGCGCAGGCTACAACGGCGGCTTCACGCCGCTGGAGGAAGCGGTCGATGCCTATGTCAAAGGCTATCTCGACCGCGACGATCGCTTTCGTTGA
- the rfaE1 gene encoding D-glycero-beta-D-manno-heptose-7-phosphate kinase, giving the protein MFDFDGLSNAFSCQTVLCVGDLMLDEFVYGEISRISPEAPAPVIAVQRSEINVGGAGNVARNIAALGARCIFVGLAGEDEAGVRLRTTLSREGLIEPLLISDPARPTTRKVRFVSDHFSTHMLRADWETPAPASGVVEQALIDAILPQLPRADIVLLSDYAKGVLTARVIRDVIDAARGLGKRVIVDPKSANFGIYSGATLLTPNRKEFADATRSRADDQASIAAAAREVMRLVDGEALLVTQSEHGMTLVPREGEVIHVPAHTVKVRDVTGAGDTVVATLAVSLAAGADWETALRTASAAAAVAVGKSGTAVVTLAELRRKILPPAFLAAEEKIAQSTDDLDQRLSAWREQGLRIGFTNGCFDILHPGHVKVLTGARAACDRLVVGLNSDASVTRLKGEGRPIQDERARAEVLAALEAVDLVVIFEEDTPMNLIERIQPNVLVKGGDYSLEQVVGQELVTARGGEVVLIDILRGFSTTSLVKRAGGRA; this is encoded by the coding sequence ATGTTCGATTTTGACGGCTTGTCGAATGCGTTTTCCTGCCAGACGGTGCTCTGCGTCGGCGACCTGATGCTCGACGAGTTCGTGTACGGCGAGATTTCGCGGATTTCGCCGGAGGCCCCGGCGCCGGTCATCGCGGTTCAACGCAGCGAAATCAATGTCGGCGGCGCCGGCAACGTCGCGCGTAACATCGCTGCGCTCGGTGCGCGCTGCATCTTTGTCGGATTGGCGGGCGAGGATGAGGCGGGCGTCAGGCTGCGCACCACGCTCTCGCGCGAAGGCCTGATCGAGCCGCTTTTGATTTCGGACCCGGCACGGCCGACGACGCGCAAGGTGCGTTTCGTTTCGGATCATTTCTCGACCCACATGCTGCGCGCCGATTGGGAAACGCCCGCTCCGGCGTCCGGGGTGGTGGAGCAGGCCTTGATCGATGCCATTCTGCCGCAACTGCCGCGCGCGGACATCGTCTTGTTGTCCGACTATGCCAAGGGGGTGTTGACGGCGCGGGTGATCCGCGACGTCATCGATGCCGCCCGCGGGCTCGGCAAGCGTGTGATCGTCGATCCGAAGAGCGCCAATTTCGGTATCTATAGCGGCGCGACGCTGCTCACGCCGAACCGCAAGGAGTTTGCGGACGCGACCCGTAGCCGCGCCGACGACCAGGCGAGCATTGCGGCGGCGGCTCGCGAGGTGATGCGGCTCGTCGACGGCGAAGCCTTGCTGGTGACGCAAAGCGAGCACGGCATGACGCTGGTGCCGCGTGAGGGCGAGGTCATTCACGTTCCCGCGCACACCGTCAAGGTTCGCGACGTGACGGGCGCCGGCGACACCGTCGTCGCCACGCTCGCGGTTTCGCTCGCAGCGGGCGCCGATTGGGAGACCGCGTTGCGGACGGCGAGCGCCGCCGCGGCGGTCGCGGTCGGCAAGAGCGGCACGGCGGTCGTCACGCTCGCAGAATTGCGCCGCAAGATCCTGCCGCCAGCCTTTCTCGCCGCCGAGGAGAAAATCGCGCAATCGACGGACGATCTCGACCAACGCCTGTCGGCATGGCGTGAGCAAGGTTTGCGGATCGGTTTTACCAACGGCTGCTTCGATATCCTGCATCCCGGGCACGTCAAGGTGCTGACCGGAGCGCGTGCCGCTTGCGACCGGCTGGTTGTCGGATTGAACAGCGATGCGTCCGTGACCCGGCTGAAAGGCGAGGGCCGCCCGATCCAGGATGAGCGGGCGCGGGCAGAGGTTCTGGCCGCGCTCGAGGCTGTCGATCTCGTGGTGATTTTCGAGGAAGACACGCCGATGAACCTGATCGAGCGGATTCAGCCGAACGTGCTGGTCAAAGGCGGGGATTATTCTCTTGAGCAGGTCGTCGGTCAGGAGCTAGTTACTGCACGAGGTGGCGAGGTCGTGTTGATCGATATTCTGCGGGGCTTCAGCACCACGTCGCTGGTGAAGCGCGCCGGAGGCCGGGCATGA